The Streptomyces sp. Je 1-332 genome has a window encoding:
- the leuS gene encoding leucine--tRNA ligase → MSETNSAAASEVAAPHRYTAALAAEIEARWQDFWDADGTYEAPNPSGDLAAKGEAQAALVAKPKKFIMDMFPYPSGAGLHVGHPLGYIATDVFARFQRMNGHNVLHTLGFDAFGLPAEQYAVQTGTHPRASTEANMENMKAQLRGLGLGHDKRRSFATIDPDYYKWTQWIFVQIFNSWYDDEAKKARPIADLVAQFDSGERPVPGTTRAWSELDAAERAEVLGAYRLAYASDAPVNWCPGLGTVLANEEVTADGRSERGNFPVFKAKLRQWNMRITAYADRLLDDLDGLDWPEAIKLQQRNWIGRSEGARVAFPVGTEDGDAITVFTTRQDTLFGATYMVLAPEHELVDKVVPDAWPEGTHETWTGGHATPAEAVAKYRAFAASKSDVERQADAKEKTGVFTGVYATNPVSGEQVPVFIADYVLMGYGTGAIMAVPAHDSRDFAFARAFHLPMHCVVEPSDGRGTDTATWDDAFSSYEAKLINSTNTEISLDGLDVAGAKARITGWLATRGIGEGTVNFRLRDWLFSRQRYWGEPFPIVYDEDGIAHSLPESMLPLELPEVDDYSPRTFDPDDADTSPETPLSRNEDWVNVTLDLGDGPKKYRRETNTMPNWAGSCWYELRYLDPHNDQQLVDPEVEQYWMGPREGQPTGGVDLYVGGAEHAVLHLLYARFWSKVLFDLGHISSAEPFHKLFNQGMIQAYVYRDSRGFPVQATEVEERDGKYFFEGEPVKRELGKMGKSLKNAVTPDEICEEYGADTLRLYEMAMGPLDVSRPWDTRAVVGQYRLLQRMWRLIVDESTGEVTVADAAESEIAEGTLRALHKAIDGVRQDLDGMRFNTAIAKITELNNYLTKEGGTLPRSVAERLVLMIAPLAPHVGEELWRKLGHTDSVVHQDFPVADPAYVVDETVTCVVQIKGKVRARLEVSPSISDEELEKVAMGDERVLAALDGAGIRKVIVRAPKLVNIVPA, encoded by the coding sequence ATGAGCGAGACGAATTCTGCTGCCGCCTCCGAGGTGGCCGCACCGCACCGCTACACGGCCGCCCTGGCCGCCGAGATCGAGGCACGCTGGCAGGACTTCTGGGACGCCGACGGCACGTACGAGGCGCCCAACCCGAGTGGTGACCTGGCGGCGAAGGGTGAAGCCCAGGCCGCGCTGGTCGCCAAGCCCAAGAAGTTCATCATGGACATGTTCCCGTACCCCTCCGGAGCGGGCCTGCACGTCGGCCATCCGCTGGGGTACATCGCCACGGACGTCTTCGCCCGCTTCCAGCGGATGAACGGCCACAACGTCCTGCACACCCTGGGCTTCGACGCGTTCGGCCTGCCCGCCGAGCAGTACGCCGTGCAGACGGGCACCCACCCGCGGGCCTCCACCGAGGCCAACATGGAGAACATGAAGGCGCAGCTGCGCGGTCTGGGCCTGGGCCACGACAAGCGACGCTCCTTCGCGACGATCGACCCGGACTACTACAAGTGGACCCAGTGGATCTTCGTACAGATCTTCAACTCCTGGTACGACGACGAGGCGAAGAAGGCGCGTCCGATCGCCGACCTGGTCGCGCAGTTCGACAGCGGTGAGCGCCCCGTACCGGGCACCACGCGCGCGTGGAGCGAACTGGACGCCGCGGAGCGCGCCGAGGTCCTGGGCGCGTACCGCCTGGCGTACGCCTCCGACGCGCCCGTCAACTGGTGTCCCGGCCTGGGCACCGTCCTGGCGAACGAGGAGGTCACCGCCGACGGACGCTCCGAGCGCGGCAACTTCCCCGTATTCAAGGCCAAGCTGCGCCAGTGGAACATGCGCATCACCGCCTACGCGGACCGCCTGCTGGACGACCTGGACGGCCTGGACTGGCCCGAGGCCATCAAGCTGCAGCAGCGCAACTGGATCGGCCGCTCCGAAGGCGCCCGCGTCGCCTTCCCCGTCGGCACCGAGGACGGCGACGCGATCACCGTCTTCACCACCCGCCAGGACACGCTGTTCGGCGCCACCTACATGGTTCTGGCGCCCGAGCACGAGCTGGTCGACAAGGTCGTCCCCGACGCCTGGCCCGAGGGCACCCACGAGACGTGGACCGGCGGGCACGCCACGCCGGCCGAGGCCGTCGCCAAGTACCGCGCGTTCGCCGCCTCCAAGTCCGACGTGGAGCGCCAGGCCGACGCCAAGGAGAAGACCGGTGTCTTCACCGGTGTCTACGCCACCAACCCGGTCAGCGGCGAGCAGGTCCCCGTCTTCATCGCCGACTACGTACTGATGGGCTACGGCACCGGCGCGATCATGGCCGTCCCGGCGCACGACAGCCGCGACTTCGCCTTCGCCCGTGCCTTTCACCTGCCGATGCACTGCGTGGTCGAGCCCTCGGACGGCCGCGGCACCGACACGGCGACCTGGGACGACGCCTTCTCCTCCTACGAGGCGAAGCTGATCAACTCCACGAACACGGAGATCTCCCTGGACGGCCTGGACGTCGCGGGCGCCAAGGCACGGATCACCGGCTGGCTGGCCACCCGCGGCATCGGCGAGGGCACCGTCAACTTCCGCCTGCGCGACTGGCTGTTCAGCCGCCAGCGCTACTGGGGCGAGCCCTTCCCGATCGTCTACGACGAGGACGGCATCGCCCACTCGCTGCCCGAGTCGATGCTGCCCCTGGAGCTGCCGGAGGTCGACGACTACTCCCCGCGCACCTTCGACCCGGATGACGCGGACACCTCTCCGGAGACGCCGCTGTCCCGCAACGAGGACTGGGTCAACGTCACCCTGGACCTGGGCGACGGGCCCAAGAAGTACCGCCGCGAGACCAACACGATGCCCAACTGGGCCGGTTCGTGCTGGTACGAGCTGCGTTACCTGGACCCGCACAACGACCAGCAGCTGGTCGACCCGGAAGTCGAGCAGTACTGGATGGGCCCGCGCGAAGGACAGCCGACCGGCGGCGTCGACCTGTACGTGGGCGGCGCCGAGCACGCGGTGCTGCACCTGCTGTACGCCCGCTTCTGGTCGAAGGTGCTGTTCGACCTGGGGCACATCTCGTCCGCCGAGCCGTTCCACAAGCTGTTCAACCAGGGCATGATCCAGGCCTACGTGTACCGCGACAGCCGTGGCTTCCCGGTCCAGGCCACCGAGGTCGAGGAGCGCGACGGCAAGTACTTCTTCGAGGGCGAGCCGGTCAAGCGCGAGCTGGGCAAGATGGGCAAGTCCCTGAAGAACGCGGTCACTCCGGACGAGATCTGCGAGGAGTACGGCGCCGACACCCTGCGCCTGTACGAGATGGCGATGGGCCCGCTGGACGTCTCGCGCCCGTGGGACACGCGTGCGGTGGTCGGCCAGTACCGCCTGCTGCAGCGCATGTGGCGTCTGATCGTCGACGAGTCGACCGGCGAGGTCACGGTCGCCGACGCCGCGGAGTCCGAGATCGCCGAGGGCACGCTGCGCGCCCTGCACAAGGCGATCGACGGTGTGCGCCAGGACCTGGACGGCATGCGGTTCAACACCGCCATCGCCAAGATCACCGAGCTGAACAACTACCTGACCAAGGAGGGCGGCACGCTGCCGCGCTCGGTCGCCGAGCGCCTGGTGCTGATGATCGCTCCGCTGGCCCCGCACGTCGGTGAGGAGCTGTGGCGCAAGCTGGGCCACACCGACTCGGTCGTCCACCAGGACTTCCCCGTGGCCGACCCGGCGTACGTCGTGGACGAGACCGTGACCTGCGTCGTGCAGATCAAGGGCAAGGTCAGGGCGCGCCTTGAGGTCTCCCCGTCGATCTCGGACGAGGAGCTGGAGAAGGTGGCCATGGGTGACGAGAGGGTGCTGGCGGCGCTGGACGGCGCCGGGATCCGCAAGGTCATCGTGCGGGCGCCGAAGCTGGTGAACATCGTTCCGGCCTGA